The following proteins come from a genomic window of Anaerolineales bacterium:
- a CDS encoding molybdenum cofactor guanylyltransferase: MISVVIQAGGQSRRMGQDKGLLLLAGKPLVRHVIDRAGSLGDELWITTNRPQAYAFLGVPTASDPQPGLGALVGLRTALRAARGDTVLVVACDMPFLQPNLLRYLLSRSAEADVIIPRRGGEFEPLHAVYRRGCLGHVESALERGESRMISFFPD; the protein is encoded by the coding sequence ATGATCTCGGTGGTCATCCAGGCTGGCGGCCAGTCTCGCCGCATGGGTCAGGACAAGGGTCTCCTGCTGCTGGCGGGCAAGCCGTTGGTACGGCATGTCATCGATCGCGCCGGCAGCCTGGGGGATGAGCTCTGGATCACCACCAACCGACCGCAGGCCTATGCCTTCCTGGGCGTGCCCACCGCCTCCGATCCCCAACCCGGTTTGGGAGCCCTGGTCGGCCTGCGCACGGCGCTGCGGGCGGCGCGGGGGGATACGGTCCTCGTGGTGGCCTGCGACATGCCGTTTCTGCAGCCCAACCTGCTGCGCTACCTTCTTTCGCGCTCGGCGGAAGCCGATGTGATCATCCCCCGCCGCGGCGGCGAGTTCGAGCCGCTGCACGCAGTGTACCGGCGCGGTTGTCTCGGCCACGTCGAATCGGCCCTCGAGCGCGGCGAGTCCCGGATGATCAGTTTCTTTCCCGATG
- the amrS gene encoding AmmeMemoRadiSam system radical SAM enzyme → MPSLAEELDGLTIEGVLYERLAESAVRCFACGHNCLIRDGRRGVCKVRFNAAGVLWVPHGYVAALHNDPVEKKPFYHLLPGSSALTFGMLGCDFHCDYCQNWVTSQAMRDPACEGVGACVRPISAEQVVVAAVRAGADVVVSSYNEPLITSEWAVEIFRRAQQVGLICAFVSNGNATPRALEYLRPYLTAIKIDLKSMSDRTYRRLGGTLEATLSTIRLAHEMGLWVEAVTLVVPGLNDSPEELMDAGRFLAGVSPDIPWHVTAFHGDYRMTGTENTSVATLLRAAEIGQEAGLRYVYGGNLPGSVNEYETTFCPSCRRPLIERRGFAVLSYSLTQEGACPDCGESIPGVWAAPSPGREAAGAAGGSLRLRRAE, encoded by the coding sequence ATGCCGAGTTTGGCGGAGGAACTCGACGGGCTGACCATAGAGGGCGTGCTGTACGAGCGCCTTGCCGAGAGTGCAGTCCGGTGCTTCGCCTGCGGCCACAACTGCTTGATCCGCGACGGTCGTCGCGGCGTATGCAAGGTGCGCTTCAACGCCGCCGGCGTCTTGTGGGTCCCCCATGGCTACGTCGCGGCCCTGCACAACGATCCCGTTGAGAAGAAGCCCTTCTATCACCTGCTGCCCGGTTCGAGCGCCCTGACGTTTGGGATGCTCGGCTGCGATTTCCACTGTGACTACTGCCAGAACTGGGTGACCTCGCAGGCGATGCGCGATCCGGCTTGTGAGGGTGTTGGCGCCTGTGTGCGTCCGATCAGCGCCGAGCAGGTGGTGGTGGCCGCCGTGCGCGCCGGGGCGGATGTCGTCGTGTCTTCCTACAATGAGCCACTGATCACCAGTGAGTGGGCGGTGGAGATCTTCCGCCGGGCTCAGCAAGTCGGCCTGATCTGCGCCTTCGTGTCCAACGGGAATGCCACGCCCCGCGCGCTGGAGTATCTGCGCCCGTACCTGACCGCCATCAAGATCGACCTGAAATCGATGAGCGACCGGACGTACCGCCGGCTGGGCGGGACCCTCGAGGCCACCCTATCAACGATCCGGCTGGCGCATGAGATGGGATTGTGGGTCGAAGCCGTGACATTGGTGGTTCCGGGCCTGAACGACAGCCCGGAGGAGTTGATGGATGCCGGCCGGTTCCTGGCGGGTGTCTCTCCCGACATCCCGTGGCACGTCACGGCTTTTCACGGGGATTATCGCATGACCGGCACGGAGAACACCTCGGTCGCTACGCTGCTACGAGCGGCCGAGATCGGTCAGGAGGCCGGGCTACGCTATGTCTATGGCGGCAACCTGCCGGGCTCCGTGAACGAGTATGAGACAACGTTCTGCCCGAGCTGCCGCCGTCCGCTGATCGAGCGCCGCGGCTTCGCCGTGCTCTCCTACTCCTTGACGCAAGAAGGCGCCTGCCCGGACTGCGGGGAGTCGATCCCCGGCGTTTGGGCGGCGCCGAGTCCGGGGCGAGAAGCGGCGGGCGCCGCCGGGGGCAGCCTGCGCTTGCGCCGGGCGGAATAA